The following is a genomic window from Pseudomonas parafulva.
GAAGCTGTGGGGCAGGGTGGTGGGAATGTAGTACCCATCGCCGGCGTTGAGCACACTGACCTGGCCATCGACCCACAGCTCGACCGTCCCGCGCGTCACCAACCCGCATTCCTCGCCTTCGGCGTGCACGATCGGTTCGCCCGAATCGGCGCCCGGTGCGTACAGCTCGCGCAACATGCGCATCTGCCGGCCTTCGACGCTGGCGCCCACCAATAGCATGCGCAGACCATTGCGGCCCAGATCGGGCTGTTCACTGCCGCGAAATACATAGCGTTCTTCGCGCGCCGGCTCATCGAAGCTGAAAAACTCGGCGAGGCTCATGGGGATGCCTTCGAGGAGTTTTTTCAGGGAACTGACCGAAGGACTGACGCGGTTCTGTTCGATCTGCGAGATCGTCGAGTTGGTCAGGCCACTGCGGCGGGCCAGCTCGCGCTGGGAGAGGTTGTTGCGTTCACGCACCAGTTTGAGTCGTGTCCCCGTGTCCATAGCCGCCTTGTGAAGTGAGTGATCGGAGGTGTCAAAAATAATGGGCAGCGCATTAGAACACACTCTGATCCGCCGCGCGCTTGGCGCGTCAATCGCTGCGCGCAGCGGGTGCTGGCCAGAGCCCGACCAACAGCAACAACGCCGCCACGGCCAGGAACGGCAGGCGCGGATCGAGGGCGTAGACCAGCGTGCCGGCCAGCGGGCCGATCACCGCGCCCATGCCTTGCGCGGCGCTGATCGAGCCTGCCGTGGCGCCTTGCTCGCTCGGCCCCATGGCGTTGGCTGCTAACGCTGAGAACGCTGGGAAAACGAAGCCCATGCCGCCTGCGGCGATGAAGAAGCAGGCCCACAAGGCTGGCGCGCTGTAGGCCAAGGCGGCTGCCGCAAAGCCCAGGGCGCTGACGCTGGCGCCGACACGAATCATGCGCAGCGGCGGCCACTGCAAACGACGCAGCAGCAATTGCGCGCCGATCAGCGCCACGCCGACCATCGTCAGCGCGATACCGGCGGCCTGGGCGGCATCGGTGCTGTTCAGTTGCAGGCGGTCGAGGGCGAAGAACCCTACGGTGATCTGCGACACGGTCACGCTCAGCATCGCGCTGAAGGCCACCAGCAAGGGGCGACGCAAGCGTGGATCGCCCAGGCGCACCGCACTGGACACGTGGTTGTGCGGCAGCGGCCGAGGCTTGAGCTTGAGCAGCAGGACCACGAAGGCGCAGGCTGGCAGCAGCGACAGGGCGAAGAACGGCAGGCTCAGACTGTAGCGGGCGAGCAGGGCGGCGAGCGCTGGGCCGAGCACCAGGCCGACTGCGTTGGCAGCGCCCAGCAGGGCCATGGCCCGAGCCCGCTGCTGCGGCTCGACATGGTCGGCGATCAAGGCATTGCCGCCCACCGGCAAGGCGGCGTAGAAGGCGCCGATCAAGCCCCGGGCGAGCATCAGCCCGATGAACGCCAGGGTCGCGCCGGGCAGCAGGCGCAGGGCGCTGTCGATGAATAGGCACAGCAACCAGTAGGCCACCGTGAAACCGGCACTGCCCAGCAACAGGATGCGCCGTCGGCCCAGGCGGTCGGCTGCCCGGCCCCAGGGGCGGGCGAGCAGCACCCAGACCACGCCGGACACGGTGACCGCCGCGCCGGCCTGCCAGGTGGCCATGCCCAGCAGGCGGGCAATGGGGCCGATCAGCACGACGAAGGCCATCATCGCCATGGTGCAACCCATGTTCGCCAGCAGCAGCGGTCGAAGGTCGAGCGAGTCCCGTGCGCTGTGCGGTGAAGCGGAGGCGGTATCCTGTGCAGTTGTCATCGGTACAGTCCATTGGCAAGTGAAAAAGTCGGCAATGGTAGTAAGAACGAATTAGCCACGCCGACCGTCACATGCGTCAGTCGCCGCGACGCAAAGGCCCCGGCCACATGCTGCGCATCACCCCGTCGCGGCGCACCAGCGCGTGCATCAGCGCTGCAGCGATATGCACCAGGACGGTGGCGAACAGCAGATAACCGGCCCAGCCATGGGCCTGGCGCAATACGGCATACAGTTGCAGGTCATGCGGTGCGATGGCCGGCAGTTGCAGTGGCCGGGGATAGCCGCCCGCCGAGAGCATCGCCCAGCCCAGCAGCGGCATGGCCAGCATCAGGCCGTACAGCGCCAGGTGCGAGGCCGCCGCAGCGAAACGCTGAAGCGGCGGCAGATCCGCCGGTAAGGGTGGGTGCGGCAGGCTCAGGCGCAGGGCAATACGCAGCACCACCAGCACCAACAGCGCCAGGCCGGTGGCCTTGTGCAGTTCGATCAGCAGCGGGTGGCGGGTGGACAGGTCGCCGACCATGCTCACACCGATGAACAGCATGGCCAGGATCAGCACGGCCATGAGCCAGTGCAACGTGCGCGCCAAGGGGTGAAAGGCAGCGGGTTTCATGGGCGGGCTCCTGCGCCGAGGGTTTCCCGGCTGCGACGGTTGAACGATTCCGAGTAGGCGGCCGAGCGTGCGGCCAGGATCGGGTCGGCGGAGGGCTGAATGCCGTCGGGCAGGATCAGCGGGTCGAAATTCAGGTCGCGGCAGGCACCCTGTTCGGGCGCATCGACCTGGTCGATCACCAAGGTGCCAGCGTCCACGCTGCGCCGTGTCTGCGGCCACTGACTGGCCGGGTCGTCCACCGCATCGCCGGGCTCGGCAAGGGTCAGGCGCAAGGTCCAGCGCAGCGGTGCCTGGCTCAGACGGTGTTGCAGGTCGTGCTGCAGGTAGAGGTTGTCCTCGACCTTTGCCGGCAGTGGGC
Proteins encoded in this region:
- a CDS encoding cupin domain-containing protein; the encoded protein is MDTGTRLKLVRERNNLSQRELARRSGLTNSTISQIEQNRVSPSVSSLKKLLEGIPMSLAEFFSFDEPAREERYVFRGSEQPDLGRNGLRMLLVGASVEGRQMRMLRELYAPGADSGEPIVHAEGEECGLVTRGTVELWVDGQVSVLNAGDGYYIPTTLPHSFKNIGPDEAEIISANTPANF
- a CDS encoding MFS transporter produces the protein MTTAQDTASASPHSARDSLDLRPLLLANMGCTMAMMAFVVLIGPIARLLGMATWQAGAAVTVSGVVWVLLARPWGRAADRLGRRRILLLGSAGFTVAYWLLCLFIDSALRLLPGATLAFIGLMLARGLIGAFYAALPVGGNALIADHVEPQQRARAMALLGAANAVGLVLGPALAALLARYSLSLPFFALSLLPACAFVVLLLKLKPRPLPHNHVSSAVRLGDPRLRRPLLVAFSAMLSVTVSQITVGFFALDRLQLNSTDAAQAAGIALTMVGVALIGAQLLLRRLQWPPLRMIRVGASVSALGFAAAALAYSAPALWACFFIAAGGMGFVFPAFSALAANAMGPSEQGATAGSISAAQGMGAVIGPLAGTLVYALDPRLPFLAVAALLLLVGLWPAPAARSD
- a CDS encoding cytochrome b; this translates as MKPAAFHPLARTLHWLMAVLILAMLFIGVSMVGDLSTRHPLLIELHKATGLALLVLVVLRIALRLSLPHPPLPADLPPLQRFAAAASHLALYGLMLAMPLLGWAMLSAGGYPRPLQLPAIAPHDLQLYAVLRQAHGWAGYLLFATVLVHIAAALMHALVRRDGVMRSMWPGPLRRGD